In Oryza sativa Japonica Group chromosome 3, ASM3414082v1, one DNA window encodes the following:
- the LOC9266419 gene encoding E3 ubiquitin-protein ligase EL5-like — MAVTGTSVAAAATMLAAAAAIFITFVVCFYLFLCAKRYRGAAPTIGGDSGGGGRGRARFVFGGPGDGGCGGGRGLDEAAIAALPTKVVAAAAEGGDGGDPAADCAVCITELAAGESARVLPRCGHGFHVECVDMWLRSNSTCPLCRCAVIDEALPPPPAVRPPEADAESPNFPTNVLFFGSQDAVRTGGAAAATPPPPPPSSHHQQQPAFPPQPSAGPIAGVAAVVEAARIAALRRLLGCGGATPPPPPAPAQGDRDVEMGLPGGESSASRPATKPQPGS; from the coding sequence ATGGCGGTGACGGGGACgtcggtggcggccgcggcgacgatgctggcggcggcggcggcgatcttcATCACGTTCGTCGTGTGCTTCTACCTCTTCCTCTGCGCCAAGAGGTACCGCGGCGCCGCGCCCACgatcggcggcgacagcggtgggggagggaggggacgcgcgCGGTTCGTGTTCGGGGGCCCCGGGGACGGCGGGTGCGGAGGCGGGAGGGGGCTTGACGAGGCGGCCATCGCGGCGCTGCCGAcgaaggtggtggcggcggcggccgaggggggcgacggcggcgaccccgCGGCGGACTGCGCCGTCTGCATcacggagctcgccgccggggaGTCCGCCCGCGTGCTGCCGCGGTGCGGCCACGGGTTCCACGTCGAGTGCGTCGACATGTGGCTCCGGTCAAACTCCACCTGCCCGCTCTGCCGCTGCGCCGTCATCGACgaggcgctgccgccgccgcccgccgtgcgCCCGCCGGAGGCTGACGCGGAGTCGCCCAACTTCCCCACCAACGTGCTCTTCTTCGGCTCCCAGGACGCCGTCAGGacaggcggcgccgccgcggcaacgccgccgccgccgcctccgtcgtcccaTCATCAGCAGCAACCGGCCTTCCCGCCGCAGCCGTCGGCGGGACCCATCGCCGGAGTCGCCGCCGTGGTGGAAGCGGCGAGGATAGCGGCCCTGCGGCGGCTGctgggctgcggcggcgcgactcccccgcccccgccggcgccggcgcagggCGACCGCGACGTGGAGATGGGcctccccggcggcgagagcagcgcgtcgcggccggcgacgaagccGCAGCCAGGTTCTTGA
- the LOC9268186 gene encoding E3 ubiquitin-protein ligase Os06g0535400-like encodes MVMAGAMVAGAAAAAAAILALMTTTQHDRLGEECDAVVAPAAQECAVCLCELAGAAGCSEPEAAAAAVRTLPGCGHGFHAECIGRWLPLRAECPICRRPVVTGADGQAPVAVAEAAAAAAAPAWSRAARMACEFGDGRVVWTRSPSA; translated from the coding sequence ATGGTCATGGCCGGCGCGATGGTCGCtggtgcggccgccgccgctgcggcgaTTCTTGCTCTGATGACGACGACGCAGCACGATCGGCTGGGCGAGGAGTGCGACGCGGTGGTAGCGCCGGCGGCGCAGGAGTGCGCGGTGTGCCTGTGCGAGCTCGCCGGAGCGGCGGGGTGCTCCGaacccgaggcggcggcggccgccgtgcgGACGCTGCCGGGGTGCGGGCACGGGTTCCACGCGGAGTGCATCGGCAGGTGGCTGCCGTTGCGGGCCGAGTGCCCGATCTGCCGCCGGCCCGTCGTCACCGGCGCCGACGGGCAGGCGCCCGTCGCTGTGGCcgaagctgcggcggcggcggcggcgccggcgtggtcgagggcggcgaggatggcgtgCGAGTTCGGCGACGGGCGGGTGGTGTGGACGCGTAGCCCGTCTGCGTAG
- the LOC136355636 gene encoding uncharacterized protein: protein MISFRKAVRHYAIKKGFEFADLKTAKTRFIATCRAEGCPWRIRASLIHDKKTIKITVLPFEHKCASTKLREGKMATQGWVADRLGDWLKNNPKKGAKDARGKLQEQYEIKLKYSKAWSGMKLALEQIHGKYKESFQLLFNWKAEIERKCPGSIVEIELEKLGNKMCFKHFFVALKPCIDGFLQGCRPYVGVDSTKLTGKYTGQLASATSVDGHNWLFYVSYAIFDLATDDNWLWFMKQLNRAIGCPEGLVISTDACKGLEKAVSAAFSDPVEHRECIRHLYVNFLKKYHGSVITEHLYPAARSYTEEGFKCGFGESSKCDYLTNNVSESFNAQIRNLKGLLPHELVDSIRELIMEKMATRRDVGKKMDDGIIPGVMKQLNDATSLLKVVKIARSDDGFAEGSHAGMHWPGYAAVEEGYKIL, encoded by the exons ATGATATCTTTTAGAAAAGCAGTTAGGCATTATGCAATTAAGAAAGGTTTTGAGTTTGCTGATTTGAAGACAGCTAAAACAAGATTCATTGCAACCTGTCGCGCTGAAGGCTGTCCATGGAGAATACGTGCTTCCCTAATCCATGATAAGAAAACAATTAAG ATTACAGTTCTTCCCTTTGAACACAAATGTGCATCTACCAAACTAAGAGAGGGCAAGATGGCTACACAGGGCTGGGTTGCTGATAGGCTTGGTGATTGGTTGAAGAACAATCCAAAGAAGGGTGCTAAGGATGCAAGGGGGAAGCTGCAAGAACAGTATGAGATCAAGTTGAAGTATTCAAAGGCATGGTCAGGTATGAAGTTAGCACTAGAACAGATACATGGTAAATATAAGGAAAGTTTTCAGTTGCTTTTCAACTGGAAGGCTGAAATTGAGAGGAAGTGTCCAGGTAGTATAGTTGAAATTGAATTGGAGAAgttaggaaataaaatgtgcTTCAAGCATTTTTTTGTAGCTCTAAAACCATGTATAGATGGCTTTTTGCAAGGGTGTAGGCCATATGTTGGTGTAGACTCAACTAAGTTGACTGGAAAATACACTGGACAGTTAGCTTCAGCCACCTCTGTAGATGGTCACAACTGGCTGTTTTATGTATCATATGCAATTTTTGATTTGGCAACTGATGACAATTGGTTGTGGTTTATGAAACAATTGAATAGAGCTATTGGTTGTCCTGAAGGGTTAGTTATCTCAACCGATGCATGCAAGGGGTTAGAAAAGGCTGTTAGTGCTGCATTTAGTGATCCTGTTGAGCATAGAGAATGCATTAGGCACCTCTATGTTAACTTCCTAAAGAAGTACCATGGTTCTGTTATCACTGAGCATTTGTATCCAGCTGCTAGGAGCTACACCGAGGAGGGTTTCAA ATGTGGCTTTGGAGAAAGCAGCAAATGTGACTATCTGACAAACAATGTTTCTGAGAGCTTTAATGCTCAGATCAGAAATCTGAAAGGACTGCTTCCTCATGAACTTGTTGACAGCATACGAGAGTTAATAATGGAGAAGATGGCCACTAGAAGAGATGTTGGCAAGAAAATGGATGATGGAATCATTCCAGGTGTTATGAAGCAGCTTAATGATGCCACATCTCTTCTTAAAGTGGTGAAGATTGCCAGAAGTGATGATGGGTTTGCAGAG GGAAGCCATGCAGGCATGCATTGGCCTGGATATGCAGCAGTGGAGGAAGGATACAAGATTTTGTGA